The Erigeron canadensis isolate Cc75 chromosome 4, C_canadensis_v1, whole genome shotgun sequence genome window below encodes:
- the LOC122596385 gene encoding uncharacterized protein LOC122596385 isoform X1 encodes MFTYTATLKASVTLFKCSKHTRLHAMAAPPTTTLSSGALSIDTSSPTGNFINETRPTSISLQEWQAWGTNSPIPKQVAKIVDEMILLEKESDAQMKFGGLGGKLKGDFRTQEEKKHRSKYRALDDSEQKLQFFSSRQIACRLLGSRGYLCQKCWLPLEDCMCSSVVPSSLWHRIRFWLYMHPKDFLRQNNTGKLLWQVFGIDAATLCIFGIVEHEEIMWKALMHSGRNNIWCLYPNKNAPTQSVEDSFAEFKLNNLLSESCQCDASETLNFILIDGTWSNSAAMFRRLKERADLVWGEDLPCISLTTGASAMHKLRPQPSWDRTCTAAAAIGLLDELHLVSQFNSLGLEKQAEAVENSVDVLLASLTARRVRMGRSITRTQRHHNDFC; translated from the exons ATGTTTACCTATACCGCAACATTGAAGGCCTCAGTCACATTATTCAAATGCTCAAAACATACTCGCTTACACGCAATGGCTGCGCCACCAACAACCACCCTCTCCTCCGGCGCCCTCTCCATTGACACGTCTTCCCCAACAGGAAACTTCATCAATGAAACAAGACCCACCTCCATTAGCCTACAAGAATGGCAGGCCTGGGGTACGAATTCCCCAATACCAAAACAAGTGGCAaaaattgttgatgaaatgATTCTCTTGGAGAAAGAAAGTGATGCCCAGATGAAATTTGGAGGCCTTGGTGGTAAACTCAAG GGGGACTTTAGGACGCAAGAAGAGAAGAAGCACAGATCAAAGTATAGGGCTTTAGATGATTCGGAACAAAAGCTCCAGTTTTTTTCATCTAGACAAATAGCATGCCGTTTACTTGGAAGCCGAGGTTATCTGTGCCAAAAG TGTTGGCTTCCTCTTGAAGATTGCATGTGTTCAAGCGTTGTTCCTTCCTCTCTTTGGCATCGGATTCGGTTTTGGCTATATATGCACCCTAAG GATTTTTTGAGGCAAAACAACACGGGGAAGTTATTATGGCAAGTATTTGGAATTGATGCAGCCACATTATGCATATTTGGCATTGTTGAACATGAAGAAATTATGTGGAAGGCGTTGATGCATTCAG GGAGAAACAATATTTGGTGCCTTTATCCAAATAAGAATGCACCTACACAGTCTGTAGAGGATAGCTTTGCTGAATTTAAGTTAAATAATCTTCTCTCAGAATCATGCCAG TGCGATGCGAGTGAAACCTTGAACTTTATCTTGATTGATGGTACATGGAGCAATTCGGCAGCAATGTTTAGGCGTTTGaag GAGCGAGCAGATTTAGTGTGGGGAGAGGATTTACCTTGTATATCACTCACCACAGGTGCATCGGCAATGCATAAACTCCG GCCTCAACCGTCATGGGACCGAACGTGTACAGCAGCAGCTGCCATTGGGCTACTAGACGAGCTACATCTTGTTTCTCAATTTAACTCATTAGGGTTGGAAAAACAGGCAGAAGCAGTTGAGAATAGTGTCGATGTGTTATTGGCCTCCCTCACCGCTCGAAGGGTTCGTATGGGTCGTTCTATCACTCGTACACAAAGACACCATAATGATTTCTGTTAG
- the LOC122597518 gene encoding protein trichome birefringence-like 41, producing the protein MGFKVSQRCLLLFLFLLSNNSLLVYVNGETEKISCNMFEGSWVVDPSYPLYNASICPFVGKEFDCVENGRPDQLYLQYRWQPAHGCSLSRFDGRNFLEKLRGKTIMFVGDSLSKNHWLSLLCMIHSSVPSESYDVNLSAAKGMTTYTFTGYGVKVIYHHSLYLVDVVKAKTGKVLKLDSITNGNLWLDVDYLIFNTWHWWTRKGPKQPFDYIQEGNKVYKEGDMDRLVAFGKAIDTWGRWVDANIDPLKSKVFFQGISPTHYNGTNWGEPLAQACIGQKVPIPGSTYTGTPSAALEVLKYELKTIKKPVTLLDITNLSSMRKDGHPSTYGLDKKSGKDCSHWCLAGVPDTWNILLYNILML; encoded by the exons ATGGGTTTTAAAGTTAGCCAACGTTGTCTattgttgtttctttttctaCTCTCTAATAATAGTCTTCTAGTGTATGTCAATGGAGAAACAGAAAAGATTAGTTGTAATATGTTTGAGGGCAGTTGGGTGGTGGATCCGTCGTATCCACTCTACAATGCAAGTATCTGCCCTTTCGTTGGCAAAGAGTTCGATTGTGTTGAAAATGGGCGCCCCGATCAACTCTACCTGCAATATCGATGGCAACCAGCTCATGGTTGCTCGTTatcaag atttgacGGACGCAACTTTTTGGAGAAACTAAGGGGCAAGACTATAATGTTTGTGGGAGACTCATTGAGCAAAAATCATTGGCTATCATTATTATGTATGATCCATTCATCAGTACCTTCTGAAAGTTATGATGTTAATCTCTCTGCAGCCAAGGGCATGACCACTTACACCTTTACG GGTTATGGAGTGAAAGTCATATACCATCATAGCTTATATTTGGTAGATGTTGTCAAGGCAAAAACCGGAAAGGTGTTGAAATTGGATTCAATTACAAATGGCAACCTCTGGTTGGATGTTGATTATCTTATCTTTAACACGTGGCACTGGTGGACCCGAAAGGGCCCTAAACAACC ATTTGACTATATACAAGAGGGAAATAAAGTGTATAAAGAAGGAGACATGGATCGTCTAGTTGCTTTCGGGAAGGCTATTGATACATGGGGTCGATGGGTTGATGCCAATATTGATCCACTTAAGTCTAAAGTTTTCTTTCAAGGGATTTCACCTACTCATTACAA CGGCACAAATTGGGGGGAACCACTCGCACAAGCTTGCATAGGACAGAAAGTACCAATTCCTGGCTCCACCTACACCGGAACACCTTCCGCCGCACTCGAGGTTTTGAAATATGAATTGAAAACCATCAAAAAACCAGTGACTTTGTTGGACATAACTAACCTCTCGTCTATGCGAAAAGATGGGCATCCATCAACGTACGGGCTTGACAAGAAATCTGGGAAGGATTGCAGTCATTGGTGCCTAGCCGGAGTTCCTGATACTTGGAATATTTTACTCTACAATATTCTTATGTTATAA
- the LOC122596385 gene encoding uncharacterized protein LOC122596385 isoform X2 — protein sequence MFTYTATLKASVTLFKCSKHTRLHAMAAPPTTTLSSGALSIDTSSPTGNFINETRPTSISLQEWQAWGTNSPIPKQVAKIVDEMILLEKESDAQMKFGGLGGKLKGDFRTQEEKKHRSKYRALDDSEQKLQFFSSRQIACRLLGSRGYLCQKCWLPLEDCMCSSVVPSSLWHRIRFWLYMHPKDFLRQNNTGKLLWQVFGIDAATLCIFGIVEHEEIMWKALMHSGRNNIWCLYPNKNAPTQSVEDSFAEFKLNNLLSESCQCDASETLNFILIDGTWSNSAAMFRRLKERADLVWGEDLPCISLTTGASAMHKLR from the exons ATGTTTACCTATACCGCAACATTGAAGGCCTCAGTCACATTATTCAAATGCTCAAAACATACTCGCTTACACGCAATGGCTGCGCCACCAACAACCACCCTCTCCTCCGGCGCCCTCTCCATTGACACGTCTTCCCCAACAGGAAACTTCATCAATGAAACAAGACCCACCTCCATTAGCCTACAAGAATGGCAGGCCTGGGGTACGAATTCCCCAATACCAAAACAAGTGGCAaaaattgttgatgaaatgATTCTCTTGGAGAAAGAAAGTGATGCCCAGATGAAATTTGGAGGCCTTGGTGGTAAACTCAAG GGGGACTTTAGGACGCAAGAAGAGAAGAAGCACAGATCAAAGTATAGGGCTTTAGATGATTCGGAACAAAAGCTCCAGTTTTTTTCATCTAGACAAATAGCATGCCGTTTACTTGGAAGCCGAGGTTATCTGTGCCAAAAG TGTTGGCTTCCTCTTGAAGATTGCATGTGTTCAAGCGTTGTTCCTTCCTCTCTTTGGCATCGGATTCGGTTTTGGCTATATATGCACCCTAAG GATTTTTTGAGGCAAAACAACACGGGGAAGTTATTATGGCAAGTATTTGGAATTGATGCAGCCACATTATGCATATTTGGCATTGTTGAACATGAAGAAATTATGTGGAAGGCGTTGATGCATTCAG GGAGAAACAATATTTGGTGCCTTTATCCAAATAAGAATGCACCTACACAGTCTGTAGAGGATAGCTTTGCTGAATTTAAGTTAAATAATCTTCTCTCAGAATCATGCCAG TGCGATGCGAGTGAAACCTTGAACTTTATCTTGATTGATGGTACATGGAGCAATTCGGCAGCAATGTTTAGGCGTTTGaag GAGCGAGCAGATTTAGTGTGGGGAGAGGATTTACCTTGTATATCACTCACCACAGGTGCATCGGCAATGCATAAACTCCGGTAA